One genomic region from Candidatus Omnitrophota bacterium encodes:
- the purM gene encoding phosphoribosylformylglycinamidine cyclo-ligase: MKTVTYKTAGVDIDKANALVKDYKRFSASTKIKGVVSGIGSFGGLFEPDVKKFKDPVLVSSTDGVGTKLKIAFLADKHDTVGIDLVAMSANDILCSGAQGLFFLDYVSTGKIKSSVLRDIVKGIAQGCKEAGYALIGGETAEMPGMYKEGEYDLAGFGVGITDKNKVIDGRTTKRGDIVIGLESSGLHSNGFSLVRKVLNSKELKKHAKELLRPTKLYAKSILALKAKVDIKGIANITGGAFYDKIPRIIPKGMAIEIDKYSWKVPSIFLLIQKKGGIEDREMYRTFNMGIGMVIVVSKRDVARSIKILGQNGVKAHAIGRVVRGNKEVVIL, from the coding sequence ATGAAGACCGTTACGTACAAAACAGCGGGCGTTGACATAGATAAGGCGAACGCGCTTGTAAAAGATTATAAGCGTTTTTCAGCTTCCACAAAGATAAAAGGCGTAGTCAGCGGTATAGGAAGTTTTGGCGGGCTCTTTGAGCCGGATGTAAAAAAATTCAAGGATCCGGTCCTCGTATCCTCCACTGACGGAGTCGGGACAAAATTAAAGATAGCGTTTCTTGCCGATAAACATGATACGGTCGGGATAGACTTGGTCGCGATGAGCGCGAATGACATACTTTGCTCCGGAGCCCAGGGCCTATTCTTTCTCGATTATGTCTCCACCGGAAAGATAAAATCCTCTGTTTTAAGGGACATCGTCAAAGGTATAGCCCAGGGCTGTAAAGAAGCCGGCTACGCCCTTATAGGCGGCGAGACCGCCGAAATGCCGGGGATGTACAAAGAGGGAGAGTATGACCTTGCCGGATTCGGAGTGGGAATAACCGACAAAAATAAAGTTATAGACGGCAGGACTACCAAAAGAGGCGATATAGTCATAGGGTTAGAGTCGAGCGGGCTTCACTCAAACGGATTTTCGCTGGTGCGCAAAGTCCTTAATTCAAAGGAATTGAAAAAGCACGCGAAAGAGTTATTAAGGCCTACAAAGCTCTACGCGAAGTCGATACTCGCGCTTAAAGCAAAAGTCGATATAAAGGGCATTGCCAATATAACGGGCGGCGCTTTTTACGATAAGATACCGCGTATAATCCCGAAAGGCATGGCGATAGAAATAGATAAATATTCCTGGAAGGTGCCGTCTATATTTTTGCTGATACAGAAGAAAGGCGGCATCGAAGACAGGGAGATGTACAGGACGTTCAACATGGGCATAGGGATGGTCATCGTGGTGTCCAAGCGCGATGTAGCAAGATCGATAAAGATCCTTGGGCAGAATGGTGTTAAGGCGCACGCGATAGGCAGAGTCGTCAGGGGCAACAAAGAGGTCGTGATCCTGTGA
- a CDS encoding phosphoribosylaminoimidazolesuccinocarboxamide synthase, which produces MEKLKQIYEGKAKKLYETEDKDLVIQEFKDDATAFDATKRGTITNKGIINNKLSEKIFKLLSKKGIPTHFVERLSDRDMLVKRVKIVPIEVTMRNIVAGGMSKLLGLDEGIILKEPVLEWHYKEDALHDPLINDDHVKALGIATEKELATIKKYSYKINEIMKKFFDSKNLILVDFKLEFGRYKGKVILADEISPDTCRLWDKTTKEKLDKDRFRRDLGNVEGAYQEVLRRVME; this is translated from the coding sequence ATGGAGAAATTGAAACAGATATACGAAGGTAAGGCAAAGAAATTATACGAGACAGAAGATAAGGACCTTGTCATACAGGAATTTAAGGACGACGCTACCGCGTTCGACGCTACAAAGCGCGGCACCATAACCAATAAAGGGATCATAAATAATAAGTTATCAGAAAAGATATTTAAGCTCCTTTCTAAAAAAGGTATACCGACGCATTTTGTAGAACGCCTTTCCGACCGCGATATGCTTGTCAAGCGCGTCAAGATAGTTCCGATAGAAGTGACGATGAGAAATATCGTCGCGGGCGGCATGTCGAAATTATTGGGCCTGGACGAAGGCATAATATTAAAAGAGCCCGTATTGGAGTGGCACTATAAAGAAGACGCGCTGCACGATCCTTTGATAAATGACGACCACGTAAAGGCGTTGGGGATAGCGACAGAAAAAGAGTTGGCGACGATAAAGAAATATTCCTACAAGATAAACGAGATCATGAAGAAATTTTTTGACTCAAAAAACCTTATATTGGTGGATTTTAAACTTGAGTTCGGCCGGTATAAGGGTAAAGTCATCCTGGCCGACGAAATATCGCCGGATACCTGCAGGCTTTGGGACAAGACGACAAAAGAGAAATTGGACAAAGATAGATTCCGCAGGGACCTGGGCAATGTCGAGGGCGCGTATCAGGAAGTCCTGCGCCGGGTGATGGAATAA